The following coding sequences are from one Patagioenas fasciata isolate bPatFas1 chromosome 23, bPatFas1.hap1, whole genome shotgun sequence window:
- the ANGPTL7 gene encoding angiopoietin-related protein 7 isoform X1 — protein MPARSTAQLAWLCIVTVSVAIHPALLQKPPKRRMINGNAQSKVTGCCDEMKELKLQVANLSRMLQELSKKQEGDWVNVVMQVMELEGSTKQMESRLIDAESKYSEMNNQIDIMQLQAAQTVTQTSAVDAVYDCSSLYQKNYRISGVYKLPPDEFLGSPDLEVFCDMETDGGGWTVIQRRKVGLTSFNRDWKQYRDGFGNIRGDFWLGNENIYRLSRRPTVLRVELEDWEGNIRYAQYKQFMLSNEINSYRLFVGNYTGNTGRDSLRYHNNTAFSTKDKDNDKCVDDCAQFRKGGYWYNCCTDSNLNGVYYRKGEHTKNMDGITWYGWHGSTYSLKRVEMKIRPEDFKP, from the exons ATGCCAGCAAGATCCACCGCTCAGCTGGCATGGCTCTGCATCGTCACCGTGTCTGTGGCAATCCACCCAGCGCTGCTGCAGAAGCCTCCGAAAAGGAGAATGATCAACGGGAACGCGCAGTCCAAGGTGACAGGCTGCTGCGATGAGATGAAGGAGCTCAAGCTGCAAGTGGCCAACCTGagcaggatgctgcaggagctgagcaaGAAGCAGGAAGGTGACTGGGTGAACGTGGTGATGCAGGTGATGgagctggaagggagcaccaAGCAGATGGAGTCCCGCCTCATCGACGCCGAGAGCAAATACTCCGAAATGAACAACCAGATCGATATCATGCAACTCCAGGCAGCTCAGACAGTCACGCAAACTTCAGCTG TAGATGCTGTCTATGACTGCTCCTCACTTTACCAGAAGAACTACCGAATCTCTGGTGTTTACAAGCTACCTCCTGACGAATTTTTGGGGAGTCCAGATCTGGAG GTGTTCTGTGACATGGAGACAGATGGTGGTGGCTGGACTGTCATCCAAAGACGCAAAGTTGGTTTGACATCTTTCAATAGGGACTGGAAACAATACAGGGATGGATTTGGCAATATTCGGGGAGACTTTTGGCTGGGAAATGAAAATATCTACCGACTTTCAAGACGTCCCACTGTTCTGCGAGTGGAGTTGGAG GACTGGGAAGGTAACATACGCTATGCACAATACAAGCAATTCATGCTGAGCAACGAAATAAACAGCTATCGTCTTTTTGTGGGGAACTACACTGGCAACACGGGCCGTGATTCCTTAAGGTACCACAACAACACAGCCTTCAGCACGAAGGACAAGGACAACGACAAGTGCGTGGATGACTGTGCCCAGTTCCGTAAAG gtGGATATTGGTACAATTGCTGCACAGATTCCAACCTGAACGGGGTTTACTACCGCAAAGGAGAACACACCAAGAATATGGATGGCATTACCTGGTACGGATGGCACGGATCAACCTATTCCCTGAAGAGAGTTGAAATGAAGATCCGGCCAGAGGATTTCAAACCATAG
- the ANGPTL7 gene encoding angiopoietin-related protein 7 isoform X2 → MPARSTAQLAWLCIVTVSVAIHPALLQKPPKRRMINGNAQSKVTGCCDEMKELKLQVANLSRMLQELSKKQEGDWVNVVMQVMELEGSTKQMESRLIDAESKYSEMNNQIDIMQLQAAQTVTQTSADAVYDCSSLYQKNYRISGVYKLPPDEFLGSPDLEVFCDMETDGGGWTVIQRRKVGLTSFNRDWKQYRDGFGNIRGDFWLGNENIYRLSRRPTVLRVELEDWEGNIRYAQYKQFMLSNEINSYRLFVGNYTGNTGRDSLRYHNNTAFSTKDKDNDKCVDDCAQFRKGGYWYNCCTDSNLNGVYYRKGEHTKNMDGITWYGWHGSTYSLKRVEMKIRPEDFKP, encoded by the exons ATGCCAGCAAGATCCACCGCTCAGCTGGCATGGCTCTGCATCGTCACCGTGTCTGTGGCAATCCACCCAGCGCTGCTGCAGAAGCCTCCGAAAAGGAGAATGATCAACGGGAACGCGCAGTCCAAGGTGACAGGCTGCTGCGATGAGATGAAGGAGCTCAAGCTGCAAGTGGCCAACCTGagcaggatgctgcaggagctgagcaaGAAGCAGGAAGGTGACTGGGTGAACGTGGTGATGCAGGTGATGgagctggaagggagcaccaAGCAGATGGAGTCCCGCCTCATCGACGCCGAGAGCAAATACTCCGAAATGAACAACCAGATCGATATCATGCAACTCCAGGCAGCTCAGACAGTCACGCAAACTTCAGCTG ATGCTGTCTATGACTGCTCCTCACTTTACCAGAAGAACTACCGAATCTCTGGTGTTTACAAGCTACCTCCTGACGAATTTTTGGGGAGTCCAGATCTGGAG GTGTTCTGTGACATGGAGACAGATGGTGGTGGCTGGACTGTCATCCAAAGACGCAAAGTTGGTTTGACATCTTTCAATAGGGACTGGAAACAATACAGGGATGGATTTGGCAATATTCGGGGAGACTTTTGGCTGGGAAATGAAAATATCTACCGACTTTCAAGACGTCCCACTGTTCTGCGAGTGGAGTTGGAG GACTGGGAAGGTAACATACGCTATGCACAATACAAGCAATTCATGCTGAGCAACGAAATAAACAGCTATCGTCTTTTTGTGGGGAACTACACTGGCAACACGGGCCGTGATTCCTTAAGGTACCACAACAACACAGCCTTCAGCACGAAGGACAAGGACAACGACAAGTGCGTGGATGACTGTGCCCAGTTCCGTAAAG gtGGATATTGGTACAATTGCTGCACAGATTCCAACCTGAACGGGGTTTACTACCGCAAAGGAGAACACACCAAGAATATGGATGGCATTACCTGGTACGGATGGCACGGATCAACCTATTCCCTGAAGAGAGTTGAAATGAAGATCCGGCCAGAGGATTTCAAACCATAG